The following nucleotide sequence is from Salinispirillum sp. LH 10-3-1.
TTTGGCGGTATGCTCTGGCTCGGCTTCTTGCTGGATTCTCGCGGCTTGTTCATTGCGCTGATAGTGGTAGGTGCTGCGGCCTGTATTGCAGAGCGTCCTAGTTTGAGACAGGTTATACCGCCAGTTCTCGTCAGTCTGTTTGCATTCCTTGTATGGTGGTCTGTGCAAGCAATCGCTGCGCTCAGTTCACAAACTGCTATGGCAAGCATTCGCACGGGTGACAGCGGTCGGCTGGAGCTTTGGGCCTATAGTATCGAGCGGATAATGGCTGCACCAATAGCCGGGTATGGTCCTGGTGCCTTTGCTGCGGAAGGTAATTTTGTGTCCTCGCCACACAATATTCTGTTGAGTGTGGGTTACGACTACGGAGTCTTGATAGCATTGTTGGTTGTTGCAGGTATGGCGGCGCTGTTTTGGTCCATTTTGACCGTACGCCGCCCTCCATTGGCTGCGTCAGTTGCATGGGGCTTACTGGTGTTAATGATAGCGAGCTTGGTCAGCAGCCCTCATATCACACCATTGGGCCAACTGTTCTATGTGATTGCTGTCGCTGTGACGCTGGCGACAGACAATCGTCTCGTTTTTTGGTGGCAATCTCGTTTTGATGGAGCAGTGACTAAAAATCAACTTGCGAGATATTTTGGCGTTGTTCTGTGGGGGGCTGTTTGTGTCTTGGTGGCTATGTCAATGTTCGCCACCTTTCCGCAGACTTATGACGAGCCAAAACGCTTTAAACCTCGCATCTGGCTCGACGGAGAGTATGCGCCTGCCCTCATTGAGCTGGGCAGGCTGGAATCTCAGTTGTCGTTAAGGAAACGCATCGAATAATCCACTGCCCGCACGTGTTTGGTCAAAGACCCCACCGATACATAGGGTGTCTTGGCCAGCTCGACTTTTTCCAGATCAAAATTTCCTGACGACTCCAATGGAATATCGCCACCCTGTGCGATCACCTTCTGTAAGTCGCTCTCGGATAGTTCGTCCAGCATAATGCGATCAGCTCCGGCCTCTACCGCTTCTTGGTATTCCGCAAAGGTTTCTACTTCGACCACAATCAACTGCGTTGAGCGCAAATCCTGTGCGCGCTGAATGGCCGCACTGATGCCGCCAGCGGCCGCTATGTGATTTTCTTTGATCAAATAGGTGTCATACAGGCCCAGTCGGTGGTTCTGGCAGCCGCCAACGAACACGGCGTATTTTTGCGCCAGACGTAATCCTGGTAGGGTTTTGCGCGTATCCAATACGGTGACGTGGTGCGGGCGTGCAGCCTCTGCGTAGCGCCTAGCCAAGGTAGCTGTGCCAGACAGTGTTTGCACAAAGTTCAGTGCCGTGCGTTCGCCGGTCAACAGGCTGCGCGCCGGTCCGGTCAGTTCGCAGACCACGCTGTTGGCGGTCAGGGTGTCGCCGTCTCCGCACTTCCACTGTACTGTCACACGATCGTCGAGTTGCTTGAACACGGTATCCAGCCAAGCGCGGCCGCAAAAAACGGCGTCTTCGCGTATGATAATATGGGCGCTGGCCATTTGATCTTCGGGGATCAGGGCGGCAGTCACGTCGCCAATATCTTCGAGGTCTTCTTGTAAAGCAAAGGCCACTGTGGCATCTATGTGCTTGCGCAGGCGGTCCGCATAAGGCACCGTTATGAGTTTCATGCAGTTAATTCCAATATAGCCAATAGAGGGTAAACCGAATTTGATCGGAATTGCGCTTATCATCAGCACGCTGATCGTGCGTTGGCAGCCCGTCGGTAATCTAGTGTACCCCATCACTGAACGGATGGCGAAGGTGCGCGACCGGCGCCCGTGGCTCGGCATGTTACTGGCCGCAGCGCTCTCCGTTGCTTTGTGGTTTGCCTCTGGGCACGGGCAAACCCTGCTCGTTGTGCTGGTGCTGATGTTGCTGTTTGCCGGGCGACCACTCAGTGGCCAACGTCCGGGCGATACGCCTGAATACGCTGAACGTCTAGCGCGCAGCATACGGCGCTATTTTGTACCCTTGCCATTATTGGCGCTTTTTGGTTTGGCAGGGGTGATCTTTTTGCTCTGGTTGCGCTTAGGCGCCTTTCCTTTTCGTCAGGCCGTAAACCGTTGGCTGAACCTGACCACGGCGCAGCTGGTGGGGTTCCATTGGGGCATGATGAAGAAGTCGAAGGTGGCGTTGCAGCGCAGCCTTGTGGTGGGAGTAGGGCAGCCCAAGTCGCTGCTCAATTGGTGCCTTCAGTTCATTACGCGCGTGCAGGAAGAGTTCAGCTTTGCGCAGATATGGCAGGCCTTTGTGCTGATTCGTTGGCAATGGTTGGTGGTGGCGGTCGTGATTCGATTGGTCTTTGATTGAGTCAGAGTGAGTACTCTGTCAAAGAGATTGTACGGCTTTCCAACATTAGACCTTGAGTGGCTCGAATTTGACCCCATATTTCGCGGTATACTCGATAGCACTTTTTTAAATCATATCAACCGTTTTCAAGCGAAGGATATTCATGGCTACTACACGACACGTCAAGTTACTCATTCTTGGATCAGGGCCTGCGGGCTACACCGCTGCGGTCTATGCCGCCCGAGCCAACCTCAACCCGGTGGTGATTACGGGGATGCAAATGGGCGGGCAGCTGACCACAACGACGGAAGTGGACAACTGGCCGGGTGACGTGGAGGGTTTGCAGGGTCCGGCGTTGATGGAGCGCATGAAGGCGCACGCCGAGCGCTTTGATACCGAAGTCATCTTCGATCATATCCACACCGCCCAACTGACGCAGCGCCCCTTCAAATTGATCGGTGACCAAGCCGAGTACACCTGCGATGCCTTGATCATCGCCACGGGCGCAAGCGCCCAGTACCTTGGCCTGCCGAGCGAAGAAGCCTTTATGGGTAAGGGTGTGTCGGCCTGTGCAACCTGCGACGGATTTTTCTATCGCGGTAAAGAAGTGTGCGTAGTCGGCGGCGGTAATACCGCAGTGGAAGAGGCGCTGTATCTGTCAAACATTGCCAGCAAGGTGACGGTCATTCATCGCCGTGACAGCTTCCGCTCGGAGAAGATCTTGGCGGATCGTCTGATGGAAAAAGCTCGCACGGGTAACGTCGAAATCCTCTGGGATCATGTACTGGAAGAAGTGCAGGGTGATGACATGGGTGTTACCGGCGTTAAGATCAAAGGTATTAAGAGCGGCGAAGTGAAGGAGCTCAAGTTGGATGGTGTTTTCATTGCCATCGGTCACAAGCCCAACACCCAATTGTTTGAAGGTCAGCTTGAAATGCGCGGTGGTTACTTAACCGTGAACAGCGGTACTGAAGGCAATGCCACACAAACTACGATTCCTGGCGTGTTTGCCGCAGGTGATGTGAGTGATCACATTTACCGTCAGGCCATAACGTCAGCGGGTACGGGCTGTATGGCGGCGCTGGATGCCGAGAAGTATTTGGATGATTTGGAGGCGGCCAAGTAAGAACGGCGGGTATAAATAGCCGCCCTACGTCTAAAGCAAATTTATGTGATCTTGTAGGGCGGGCTGTTTACACCCGCCGTCATCACTGCTATTCAGGCAATGTCACATTCAATTCCAGAATTGACACCTGCCCTTCATTCTCTATTTGAATGTTCACGTCGTCTGACTCAATCGGAATGTACTTGCGTATCACCGCCAGAATCTCATTCTGCATGGCTGGCAGGTAGTCCGGTTGGGTCCGTTGTTGGCGTTCGTGCGCCACAATGACCTTTAGGCGCTCTTTGGCCAACGAGGCGGTTTCGCCGCGTTGACTGTCCCTGAATCGTCCAAATAATGACATGATAGTTCCCCTTCTCAACTGCCGAACATGCGTTGCAGCAGGCCCTTGCGTTCCATTTCCGTGAAGCGCATAACACGCTCCTCTCCCAGCAAACGCGATACAACGTCAGCGTAAGCTTGTCCTGCCGAGCTTTCCGTATCCAGAATGACCGGAACACCTAAGTTCGAGGCTCGTAACACGGCGTCGCTCTCGGGAATAACGCCAATCAGTTTACTGGCCAGAATCTCTTCAACGTCCGCTACACTGAGCATATCGCCTCGGCCTACACGTTCTGGATTGTAGCGGGTAATCAGTAAATACTCGCGAATGGGTTCTTCATTGTTTTCGGCGCGGCGGCTCTTGCTTTGCAACATCCCAATAATGCGGTCGGAGTCGCGCACCGATGATACTTCGGGGTTGGTGACGACGATGGCCTCGTCGGCAAAATACATCGCCATCATCGCGCCACCCTCGATGCCTGCGGGCGAGTCGCAAATGATGAATTCGAATTCTTCACTCAGGTCGTTAAGAACCTTTTCAACGCCTTCGCGCGTCAGGGCGTTTTTATCTTTGGTTTGCGATGCCGGTAGGATAAACAGCTTGTCGCAGCGCTTATCTTTAATCAGCGCCTGATTCAGCCGGGCTTCGCCTTGAATCACATTAACGAAGTCGAACACCACGCGGCGTTCGCAATCCATAATGATGTCCAGATTGCGCAGACCAATATCAAAATCTATTACCACGGTTTTGTGTCCGGCTTTTGCCAGCCCCATACTGAGCGCTGCGCTGGTGGTGGTTTTACCCACACCACCTTTGCCTGAAGTCACCACAATTATCTTAGCCAAGGTCTTGCCTCCATATAAAACGTTGATCAGATCAGTCGGTGGTTGGTTCGCCACTGATTACCAACCGATCATCCTGAAAGTGAATCTGCACATGCTGGGTAGTGGTCGGAAATTGCTCAGGCAGCATATAAACACCGGCAATGGCCACAAGCTCTGCCTGCAGTGAAGAACAGAAAATTTGTGCTTTTTCGAAGCCGCTCACACCCGCCATGGCGCGTCCGCGCAAGGGGCCGTAAACGTGGATATTGTAATCGGCCATGATTTCAGCTCCGGCGCTGACCGGTGCCATAATGATGAGGTCAGCATCACGGGCATAAATCTGTTGGCCAGAGCGCACTTGCTGGCGCACCACCACACTGCGCCGCGTGGTTGCCGAAGGTCGCTTGGTGCGTTTCAGTGATGCGTCGGGTGCAGGTAAGTCGGCGAGGCCGAGGGCGTGAATACGCTCTTTCCACGTATCGCTTTGATATTGCACAGCAAAGGGAATCAGCTGCGCCTTACGAATTGCCGCGCACCAGTCCTCTAACCACTCCGGCAACTCAGGCCAGCCTGGAAACGCCATTACACAGGGTGCGTGGCGCATCGATCCATTGTCGTCTGCCATGAGATCCTGTAACGCCAGAATGGCTTGCTCTAGCGTGCTGCCATCGGCCAATTGCAGCAGGGCATAGGCGGTCATGCTGCCTTTCAAGGACAAAATATTCTTTGGGGGCGTGGAGAGGGCTGGCGTGGTCATGCGGCATCCATGGTTGCTTTGCGACAGTGTATCGAACCCACCGATGCCTTACCAGTGCTCTGCGTGGCGCTCTGGATGGGAAAGGCCTTCAGAGCATCCTAGTAAGAAAACGCACGGAAAATATTAGGCAGTTCTTTGCGCTTTTGGGCGGCTTCATATTATGCTCAGGAGAGATTATTCTATGAGAGCCTTGTGGTGACTTTTTTACCCATTTTTCCGCTATCGCAGCCTATGTTTCCGGGTTGTCGGTTACCGTTGCGTATCTTTGAGCCGCGGTACCTGCGTATGGTGTCTGAATCCAGTCGAGATGGTACGGGGTTCGTCATCACTTTGTTGCAGGAAGGCCAAGAGGTCATTCGGTCGGGCAGCCGAGCGGCCACCTTTCATGATCTGGGCTGTCATTGCCAAATTGTCGACTTTGAGCAACTGCCGGGCGGGTTACTGGGTATCACCATTGAAGGCCAAGCAGAAATGTGGATTGAAACAGCGCATCAGGAGGAAGATGGGCTCTGGATGGGCAAGACACATCGTGCCGAAGTCCAGCCCTTGGCGCTGGATGAGCCGCTGGAAGATCTGATGGCGGTGATGGCAGAGCTGAAAACTCACCCTTTGTTGGACAGCTTGGTGCCTGAAGAGGCGGTAGAAGACATGGATCCAGTACGTTTGCTGAACACGCTGTGCTGCTGGTTGCCGATGTCGGAAGTGCAGAAACAGGCGCTGTTGACGGACTTGAATTTGCAACAGCGCTTGGCGGGGTTGCGGGGTGTACTCGATGAGTGGATGCGCTCTTAGGGCGGCAATTTAATTCATCGCTATGAAAATGCCTCACGCGGTCGCGTTCCTCGGGTAGCTCAGGGCAGTGTATACTGTGTGCAAAACCAGCCAGCAGGCTGGCTTCCTACAGAAAATTATTACTTCATTTCGTGACGGATCCTTTCATGGACATTCAAGCCTACGTTGAGCAGGTTGGGCAGCAGGCCAGAACTGCGGCAACCGTAATGATGACCGCCAGTGCAGGACAAAAAAATACGGCGCTCGAACAGATAGCCCAAGCCCTGCGTGACGGGCAGGATTACATCATCGCTGAAAACCAAAAAGATTTGGCGGCAGGGCGTGACAGGGGCCTGACCGATGCCATGCTTGACCGGCTTACGCTAAACGATGAGCGCATCGCCGGCATGATAGAAGGCCTGCGGCAGGTGGCGTCGCTGCAAGATCCCGTGGGCGCCATTAATGGTATGGAATATCGGCCGTCCGGTATTCAAGTCGGAAAGATGCGCGTGCCCTTGGGGGTTATTGGCATCATTTATGAGTCGCGCCCCAATGTCACCATTGAAGCCGCAGCACTGTGTTTGAAGTCGGGCAATGCCGCCATTTTACGCGGTGGCAGCGAAGCTATTCACTCGAATCAAGCATTGGCCAGCTGTGTGCAATCCGGTCTGGCGGCGGCGGGTATACCAGAGCATGGCGTACAAGTGATCAATACCACGGATCGTGCGGTGGTGGGCGCCCTTATTACCATGCCCCAATACGTTGATGTCTTGGTGCCGCGTGGCGGAAAGGGTTTGATCGAGCGCATATCGCAAGACGCGCGAGTGCCGGTGATCAAACACCTCGACGGCATTTGCCACGTGTACATCGACGCCCAAGCGGACCTCGACAAAGCGCAGCGCATCGCTCTGAACGCCAAAACGCACCGGTACGGTGTGTGTAATGCCATGGAAACCTTGCTGGTGCATGAAGTCGTGGCCGCTGAGGTGCTGCCTAAGCTGGCAGCTGCTTATGCGGAAAAGGGTGTTGAGCTGCGCGGCTGTGCGGCGACGCAAGCGATCATTGCGTGTAATACGGCTACCGAAGAAGATTGGGAAACCGAATATTTGGCGCCTATTTTGTCAATCAAGGTGGTGGCCGATTCTGACGCAGCGATAGCGCACATTAATCGTTATGGCTCGCAGCACACCGACGCGATCGTGACTGAAAACTACACCTTGGCGCGTCACTTTTTGGCCGCGGTTGATTCAAGCTCGGTCATGATCAACGCATCAACACGCTTTGCGGACGGCTTTGAATATGGGCTGGGTGCGGAGATTGGTATTTCCACCGACAAGTTGCACGCACGTGGGCCTGTGGGCCTGCTGGGGTTGACCAGTGAAAAATATGTCGTGTTTGGCGACGGGCACATTCGCCAGTGAGAATGACTTGTCGCTGATCATTGTCTATGGGGGCACCTTTGACCCCCCGCACCTGGCCCACCTAGGTGTCATGCAAGCAGCTTTGCAGCAGCTACCGGAAGCACGCTTGCTGCTGTTGCCGTGCTATATGCCGGTGCACAAGGCACGGCCAGGCGCTTCTGCCGCGCACCGTCTCGGCATGCTATCGGCGATGCTGGCGGCCGAGCCGCAGCTCATGGGTCGGGTGCAAATCGACGACCGCGAACTGCAAGCCGAGTCGCCACGCTACACGGTTGATACATTGGCAGAGCTGCGCGCTGAACTGGGCTCGGATCAGCCATTGGCTTTTTTGATGGGCGGTGATTCATTACAGGGACTCAGTTCCTGGCAGCGGTGGCGTGAATTAACGAACTTTTGTCATCTGCTGGTTTACCCACGGCCTGGCTATGCATTGCCGCAAGAAGGGGTGTTAGGTCAGTTTTTGGCAGGCAAGTGGTTGCCCAACCAGCAGTGCGCGAGACTGGCGCAGACTCCTTTTGGGCAGGCATGTCTGCTATCCGGTACACTTATGCCGGCTGCCAGTCGAGAGATTCGTGCTGGAGCAGCGTCTATGCACTCCTCAGTGCCCAAGTCTGTGTTAAAATATATCGAGCAATACTCCTTATATCAAAATAGCTGAGGCCGAATGAACAGCGAACAAATGCAAGAAATCATCACGAATGCGCTGGAAGACGTAAAAGCACAGAATCTAATAGCGCTCGACGTTCGTGATAAGACCAGTGTCACCGACATGATGTTGGTCGCCTCTGGTACGTCGACACGCCATCTGCAAGCCTTGGTGGCGAACGTAGATACCGAAATGTCGAAACTGGGTATCGAACCGCTGGGGCGCGAAGGCGAAACCGGGTCTGACTGGGTGTTAATCGACTACGGCGATGTCGTTGTACACGTGATGTTGCCGGAGACTCGTGCCCTCTACGACTTAGAGCAGCTCTGGTCAGGCGCGTCACCAAGTGACAATGTGGCGGGTGATGGCACTTCGGCTGCTGACTCGGTCGAATGAAGCTACGGATCCATTCGGTCGCTGGCAAAATGCCAGCCTGGGTGCAAGCTGGGGTAGACGAATACGTGAAACGTCTGCCCCGTGAGCTGGCACCTGAATGGGTTGATTTGCCTTTAGCCAAGCGTGCGCGAAATGTAAAAACTCTTGATGTTGTGGCGCAAGAAACGGATCGTTTGTTGCGCAGTGTCCGCGAGGATCATGTCGTGCTGCTGGACATCAGTGGTAAGAATTGGTCCACCGAAGAGCTTGCCGAAAGTATGACGTCATGGCAGCGCGAAGGACGTGACGTCAGCTTGGTGGTGGGCGGACCTGACGGTGTCGACGACCGCTTGCGTCAGCGTGCGCAGCAACGTTGGTCGTTGTCGCGGCTGACCCTGCCGCACCCATTGGTGCGTGTTTTGTTGGCTGAGCAGTTGTATCGTGGGTGGACAGTGCAGCAAGGTCACCCGTATCACAAGTGAGTCGATGACCCCACAACAGGCAAATAAAGAAACGTATGACCAGACACCACTTTAAAGATCACGCACGCGAGCAGGTACTGGTATTCCGCCGCATGCTGGTGGCGTTCTCTTTCATTGTCGTCTTGTCGGGCATTTTGGCGGGTCGTCTTTTCTATCTGCAAATCGTTAAACACGATGTTCATGTCGCGCGTTCTAATAACAACCGCATCGCCTTGCAGGCCTTACCACCGAACCGTGGTCTGATTTACGATAGTCGAGGGCGACTGTTGGCCGAAAACCTACCTAACCACCGTCTTAGCATCGTGCGCGAGCGCGTAACCGATCTGGACGCTACGCTTACACAGCTCAGTGAGCTGGTCGAGTTGTCGGAAGACGATA
It contains:
- a CDS encoding O-antigen ligase family protein; this encodes MYDQLRIAVALTVTLVGYASLILHPPRWGAIGVAVITLSLALLSVVVFGYASQFNILEFSLALLLLGAILLLVPLVRNHLAIQTLSLLLSLFALSLFIAAFFAWLPFCVFESRCRSLQSSYVGFENKRLVNDVQNLLVPVLLGVWLVAKRALLRSTALAAFGGMLWLGFLLDSRGLFIALIVVGAAACIAERPSLRQVIPPVLVSLFAFLVWWSVQAIAALSSQTAMASIRTGDSGRLELWAYSIERIMAAPIAGYGPGAFAAEGNFVSSPHNILLSVGYDYGVLIALLVVAGMAALFWSILTVRRPPLAASVAWGLLVLMIASLVSSPHITPLGQLFYVIAVAVTLATDNRLVFWWQSRFDGAVTKNQLARYFGVVLWGAVCVLVAMSMFATFPQTYDEPKRFKPRIWLDGEYAPALIELGRLESQLSLRKRIE
- the nadC gene encoding carboxylating nicotinate-nucleotide diphosphorylase; translation: MKLITVPYADRLRKHIDATVAFALQEDLEDIGDVTAALIPEDQMASAHIIIREDAVFCGRAWLDTVFKQLDDRVTVQWKCGDGDTLTANSVVCELTGPARSLLTGERTALNFVQTLSGTATLARRYAEAARPHHVTVLDTRKTLPGLRLAQKYAVFVGGCQNHRLGLYDTYLIKENHIAAAGGISAAIQRAQDLRSTQLIVVEVETFAEYQEAVEAGADRIMLDELSESDLQKVIAQGGDIPLESSGNFDLEKVELAKTPYVSVGSLTKHVRAVDYSMRFLNDN
- the trxB gene encoding thioredoxin-disulfide reductase, with protein sequence MATTRHVKLLILGSGPAGYTAAVYAARANLNPVVITGMQMGGQLTTTTEVDNWPGDVEGLQGPALMERMKAHAERFDTEVIFDHIHTAQLTQRPFKLIGDQAEYTCDALIIATGASAQYLGLPSEEAFMGKGVSACATCDGFFYRGKEVCVVGGGNTAVEEALYLSNIASKVTVIHRRDSFRSEKILADRLMEKARTGNVEILWDHVLEEVQGDDMGVTGVKIKGIKSGEVKELKLDGVFIAIGHKPNTQLFEGQLEMRGGYLTVNSGTEGNATQTTIPGVFAAGDVSDHIYRQAITSAGTGCMAALDAEKYLDDLEAAK
- the minE gene encoding cell division topological specificity factor MinE, yielding MSLFGRFRDSQRGETASLAKERLKVIVAHERQQRTQPDYLPAMQNEILAVIRKYIPIESDDVNIQIENEGQVSILELNVTLPE
- the minD gene encoding septum site-determining protein MinD; the protein is MAKIIVVTSGKGGVGKTTTSAALSMGLAKAGHKTVVIDFDIGLRNLDIIMDCERRVVFDFVNVIQGEARLNQALIKDKRCDKLFILPASQTKDKNALTREGVEKVLNDLSEEFEFIICDSPAGIEGGAMMAMYFADEAIVVTNPEVSSVRDSDRIIGMLQSKSRRAENNEEPIREYLLITRYNPERVGRGDMLSVADVEEILASKLIGVIPESDAVLRASNLGVPVILDTESSAGQAYADVVSRLLGEERVMRFTEMERKGLLQRMFGS
- the minC gene encoding septum site-determining protein MinC — protein: MTTPALSTPPKNILSLKGSMTAYALLQLADGSTLEQAILALQDLMADDNGSMRHAPCVMAFPGWPELPEWLEDWCAAIRKAQLIPFAVQYQSDTWKERIHALGLADLPAPDASLKRTKRPSATTRRSVVVRQQVRSGQQIYARDADLIIMAPVSAGAEIMADYNIHVYGPLRGRAMAGVSGFEKAQIFCSSLQAELVAIAGVYMLPEQFPTTTQHVQIHFQDDRLVISGEPTTD
- a CDS encoding LON peptidase substrate-binding domain-containing protein, with translation MTFLPIFPLSQPMFPGCRLPLRIFEPRYLRMVSESSRDGTGFVITLLQEGQEVIRSGSRAATFHDLGCHCQIVDFEQLPGGLLGITIEGQAEMWIETAHQEEDGLWMGKTHRAEVQPLALDEPLEDLMAVMAELKTHPLLDSLVPEEAVEDMDPVRLLNTLCCWLPMSEVQKQALLTDLNLQQRLAGLRGVLDEWMRS
- a CDS encoding glutamate-5-semialdehyde dehydrogenase: MDIQAYVEQVGQQARTAATVMMTASAGQKNTALEQIAQALRDGQDYIIAENQKDLAAGRDRGLTDAMLDRLTLNDERIAGMIEGLRQVASLQDPVGAINGMEYRPSGIQVGKMRVPLGVIGIIYESRPNVTIEAAALCLKSGNAAILRGGSEAIHSNQALASCVQSGLAAAGIPEHGVQVINTTDRAVVGALITMPQYVDVLVPRGGKGLIERISQDARVPVIKHLDGICHVYIDAQADLDKAQRIALNAKTHRYGVCNAMETLLVHEVVAAEVLPKLAAAYAEKGVELRGCAATQAIIACNTATEEDWETEYLAPILSIKVVADSDAAIAHINRYGSQHTDAIVTENYTLARHFLAAVDSSSVMINASTRFADGFEYGLGAEIGISTDKLHARGPVGLLGLTSEKYVVFGDGHIRQ
- the nadD gene encoding nicotinate-nucleotide adenylyltransferase yields the protein MSCLATGTFASENDLSLIIVYGGTFDPPHLAHLGVMQAALQQLPEARLLLLPCYMPVHKARPGASAAHRLGMLSAMLAAEPQLMGRVQIDDRELQAESPRYTVDTLAELRAELGSDQPLAFLMGGDSLQGLSSWQRWRELTNFCHLLVYPRPGYALPQEGVLGQFLAGKWLPNQQCARLAQTPFGQACLLSGTLMPAASREIRAGAASMHSSVPKSVLKYIEQYSLYQNS
- the rsfS gene encoding ribosome silencing factor encodes the protein MNSEQMQEIITNALEDVKAQNLIALDVRDKTSVTDMMLVASGTSTRHLQALVANVDTEMSKLGIEPLGREGETGSDWVLIDYGDVVVHVMLPETRALYDLEQLWSGASPSDNVAGDGTSAADSVE
- the rlmH gene encoding 23S rRNA (pseudouridine(1915)-N(3))-methyltransferase RlmH encodes the protein MKLRIHSVAGKMPAWVQAGVDEYVKRLPRELAPEWVDLPLAKRARNVKTLDVVAQETDRLLRSVREDHVVLLDISGKNWSTEELAESMTSWQREGRDVSLVVGGPDGVDDRLRQRAQQRWSLSRLTLPHPLVRVLLAEQLYRGWTVQQGHPYHK